In Montipora capricornis isolate CH-2021 chromosome 4, ASM3666992v2, whole genome shotgun sequence, a single genomic region encodes these proteins:
- the LOC138044533 gene encoding uncharacterized protein, whose protein sequence is MLTVCAIFLSLTISAISAAESTGQKAHFQVEDKSGDLKISATKDLAKVTAQADSVQVVVKPGTAEYPVLKSDKPIVHVTQPGWHTLCFRKSTILKMKNRKASNAKRNRKTRISSKMQHPIRMHRKLNTLDISHLVSKKDALHFPVFHRSKQVSGTKKSDVKFSGFHVSGDAGKLKMHVTKDETTLSSESGEVDISLNKNPASLPPSSSASKKQAFQTHPQLLRAEPGDKLIHFASELSNNVPYIGLRKSIVGKIQDTKSTDWD, encoded by the coding sequence ATGTTAACTGTGTGTGCAATCTTTCTTTCGCTTACCATCTCTGCAATATCAGCAGCAGAAAGCACAGGACAAAAGgctcattttcaagttgaagaCAAATCAGGAGATTTGAAAATCTCAGCAACAAAGGACTTAGCGAAAGTAACTGCTCAAGCAGACTCAGTTCAAGTAGTGGTTAAACCAGGCACTGCTGAATACCCAGTTCTCAAATCAGACAAACCTATAGTACATGTAACACAACCCGGATGGCATACCCTTTGCTTTCGAAAATCAACCATTTTGAAGATGAAGAATAGGAAAGCGAGCAACGCCAAAAGGAACAGAAAAACCAGAATTTCCTCGAAAATGCAACACCCGATAAGAATGCATAGAAAATTGAATACCTTAGATATTTCACATCTCGTCTCGAAGAAGGATGCATTACATTTTCCAGTCTTCCATCGGAGTAAGCAGGTCTCGGGAACCAAAAAGTCAGATGTTAAATTCAGCGGATTTCACGTCTCTGGTGATGCCGGAAAACTAAAAATGCATGTTACAAAGGACGAAACGACACTGAGTAGCGAATCAGGAGAAGTGGATATCTCCCTCAATAAAAATCCAGCGTCGTTGCCGCCGTCTTCCTCGGCATCTAAGAAGCAAGCATTTCAAACACATCCCCAGTTGTTAAGAGCTGAGCCTGGGGACAAATTAATTCACTTTGCCTCTGAATTGAGCAATAATGTCCCATACATTGGATTGAGAAAATCCATTGTTGGTAAAATTCAAGATACAAAAAGCACGGACTGGGATTAA
- the LOC138045775 gene encoding uncharacterized protein encodes MKAPSFLAISAGLIVAVASQIPLPKRPLGFVFNGGEPTAPILLAAFVDLTCPDSKQAWPTVKKVAEMYGPKVLQFTVHLFPLPYHTNAFMAAQSVYAVDAFNSSLVMSWLTTVFANQEQLYNSQTMGKDRYDVINIISDLGSDIGVDKSIIKHGLTNNEYNGHTRISWKYGCSRTVSGTPFFFLNDIFVSEASSSWSVDNWKQLIDPLLNVRLKNGQN; translated from the exons ATGAAAGCACCCTCATTCCTCGCCATTTCTGCAGGCCTGATTGTTGCGGTAGCATCACAAATTCCTTTGCCCAAACGTCCGTTAGGTTTTGTCTTCAATGGAGGCGAACCAACCGCACCAATTCTGCTCGCCGCTTTTGTAGATTTGACATGTCCAGATTCCAAACAAGCTTGGCCTACTGTTAAAAAGGTCGCAGAAATGTACGGACCAAAAGTTTTACAGTTTACAGTGCACTTGTTTCCTTTGCCATACCACACTAATGCATTTATGGCAGCACAG AGTGTTTATGCTGTGGATGCTTTCAACTCTTCGTTGGTCATGAGTTGGCTGACTACTGTTTTTGCGAATCAGGAACAACTATACAATTCTCAAACCATGGGCAAAGATAGATATGATGTGATAAA TATTATCTCTGATCTTGGAAGTGACATTGGTGTTGACAAATCCATCATCAAACATGGCCTTACAAACAATGAGTACAATGGCCACACAAGGATATCTTGGAAGTATGGCTGTTCAA GGACTGTATCTGGAACTCCATTTTTCTTCTTGAATGATATTTTTGTTAGTGAAGCATCTTCATCCTGGTCTGTTGACAACTGGAAACAACTCATAGACCCATTACTTAATGTCAGATTAAAGAATGGGCAAAACTGA